From one Anaeromyxobacter diazotrophicus genomic stretch:
- the rfbA gene encoding glucose-1-phosphate thymidylyltransferase RfbA, translating to MTQPRKGIILAGGSGTRLYPATLSISKQLLPVYDKPMIYYPLSALMLAGIRDILVISTPQDTPRFEQLLGDGSRWGLNLRYTVQPSPDGLAQAFILGADFVKGGPSALVLGDNIFHGHEFQQLLRAADARRDGATVFAYAVTDPERYGVVEFDAGRRAVSLEEKPARPKSRYAVTGLYFYDEHVVELARSIKPSARGELEITDLNRLYLERERLAVELMGRGYAWLDTGTHESLLEAGQFIATLEKRQGLKVACPEEVAWRHGWIDDAQLERCTASLGKSSYGQYLKSLLASRVF from the coding sequence ATGACCCAACCGCGCAAGGGCATCATCCTGGCCGGCGGCTCCGGCACGCGGCTGTACCCGGCGACGCTGTCCATCTCGAAGCAGCTCTTGCCGGTGTACGACAAGCCGATGATCTACTACCCGCTCTCGGCGCTGATGCTGGCCGGGATCCGGGACATCCTCGTCATCTCGACGCCCCAGGACACGCCGCGGTTCGAGCAGCTCCTCGGGGACGGGTCGCGCTGGGGCCTGAACCTGCGGTACACGGTGCAGCCGAGCCCGGATGGCCTGGCCCAGGCGTTCATCCTGGGCGCGGACTTCGTGAAGGGCGGCCCGTCGGCGCTGGTGCTGGGCGACAACATCTTCCACGGCCACGAGTTCCAGCAGCTCCTCCGCGCCGCCGACGCGCGCCGCGACGGGGCGACCGTGTTCGCCTACGCGGTGACCGACCCCGAGCGCTACGGCGTGGTGGAGTTCGACGCGGGGCGCCGGGCGGTGAGCCTGGAGGAGAAGCCGGCCAGGCCCAAGTCGCGCTACGCGGTGACCGGGCTCTACTTCTACGACGAGCACGTGGTGGAGCTGGCGCGGAGCATCAAGCCCTCGGCGCGCGGCGAGCTCGAGATCACCGACCTGAACCGCCTGTATCTCGAGCGGGAGCGGCTGGCGGTGGAGCTCATGGGCCGCGGCTACGCCTGGCTCGACACCGGGACGCACGAGTCCTTGCTCGAGGCGGGCCAGTTCATCGCCACCCTCGAGAAGCGGCAGGGGCTCAAGGTGGCCTGCCCGGAGGAGGTGGCCTGGCGCCACGGCTGGATCGACGACGCCCAACTCGAGCGGTGCACCGCCAGCCTCGGCAAGTCGAGCTACGGCCAGTACCTCAAGTCGCTCCTCGCGAGCCGGGTGTTCTAG
- the ureC gene encoding urease subunit alpha yields MSRRMDRRQYAEVYGVTTGDRLRLGDTALVLEVERDATTYGDECKFGGGKVLRDGMGQAAGVPDEVALDLVITNALVVDHAGVYKADVGVKGGLIAGIGKAGNPDVMAGVSPELVVGPGTECIAGEGLILTAGAIDSHIHFISPQQAAEAIASGVTTFVGGGTGPAAGTNATTCTPGAWNVARMLQATDALPLNVGLLGKGNASRPEGLAEQLLAGAMGLKLHEDWGTTPAAIDACLRVAEAHDVQVAIHTDTLNEAGCLEHTVAAFAGRTIHTFHTEGAGGGHAPDIIRVCGEPNVLPSSTNPTRPFTVNTLDEHLDMLMVCHHLDPSVPEDLAFAESRIRAETIAAEDVLHDLGALSMMSSDSQAMGRVGEVVTRTWQTADRMRRQRGRLPGEQGDNDNLRIRRYVAKYTINPAVAHGMSHLVGSVERGKLADLVLWRPALFGAKPEVVLKGGLIAWAQMGDANASIPTPQPLLMRPMFGALGGAVGATAVAFVSRGAAEAGVGERYGLAKRVEAVRGCRGLGKRDMRQNDALPRIEVDPETYEVRADGELLRSEPALRLPLAQRYFLF; encoded by the coding sequence ATGAGCCGCCGGATGGACCGCCGCCAGTACGCCGAGGTGTACGGGGTCACCACCGGCGACCGCCTGCGCCTGGGCGACACCGCGCTCGTGCTCGAGGTCGAGCGCGACGCGACCACCTACGGCGACGAGTGCAAGTTCGGCGGCGGCAAGGTGCTGCGCGACGGCATGGGCCAGGCGGCCGGCGTGCCGGACGAGGTCGCGCTCGACCTCGTCATCACGAACGCCCTCGTGGTCGATCACGCCGGCGTCTACAAGGCGGACGTGGGGGTGAAGGGCGGCCTCATCGCAGGGATCGGCAAGGCCGGCAACCCGGACGTCATGGCGGGGGTGAGCCCGGAGCTGGTGGTCGGCCCCGGCACCGAGTGCATCGCCGGGGAGGGGCTCATCCTCACCGCCGGCGCCATCGACTCGCACATCCACTTCATCAGCCCGCAGCAGGCCGCCGAGGCCATCGCGAGCGGCGTCACCACCTTCGTCGGCGGCGGCACCGGGCCGGCCGCCGGCACGAACGCCACCACCTGCACGCCCGGCGCGTGGAACGTCGCGCGCATGCTGCAGGCGACCGACGCGCTCCCGCTCAACGTCGGCCTCCTCGGCAAAGGCAACGCGAGCCGGCCGGAGGGCCTCGCCGAGCAGCTCCTCGCCGGCGCCATGGGCCTCAAGCTCCACGAGGACTGGGGCACCACGCCGGCCGCCATCGACGCCTGCCTGCGGGTGGCCGAGGCGCACGACGTGCAGGTGGCCATCCACACCGACACGCTCAACGAGGCGGGCTGCCTCGAGCACACGGTGGCGGCCTTCGCCGGCCGCACCATCCACACCTTCCACACCGAGGGCGCCGGCGGCGGCCACGCCCCCGACATCATCCGCGTCTGCGGCGAGCCGAACGTCCTGCCGTCGTCCACGAACCCGACCCGCCCGTTCACCGTCAACACGCTCGACGAGCACCTCGACATGCTGATGGTGTGCCACCACCTCGACCCGTCGGTGCCGGAGGACCTCGCCTTCGCCGAGAGCCGGATCCGCGCCGAGACCATCGCCGCCGAGGACGTGCTGCACGACCTCGGCGCCCTCTCGATGATGTCGTCCGACTCGCAGGCGATGGGCCGGGTGGGCGAGGTCGTCACCCGCACCTGGCAGACGGCGGACAGGATGCGCCGCCAGCGCGGGCGCCTCCCCGGCGAGCAGGGCGATAACGACAACCTCCGCATCCGCCGCTACGTCGCGAAGTACACCATCAACCCGGCGGTGGCCCACGGCATGTCCCACCTCGTCGGCTCGGTGGAGCGGGGCAAGCTCGCCGACCTCGTGCTGTGGCGGCCGGCGCTGTTCGGCGCGAAGCCGGAGGTGGTGCTGAAGGGCGGGCTCATCGCCTGGGCGCAGATGGGCGACGCGAACGCGAGCATCCCCACCCCGCAGCCGCTCCTCATGCGGCCCATGTTCGGCGCGCTGGGCGGCGCCGTCGGCGCGACCGCGGTCGCGTTCGTGTCGCGCGGCGCCGCGGAGGCCGGGGTGGGGGAGCGCTACGGGCTCGCGAAGCGCGTCGAGGCGGTGCGCGGCTGCCGCGGGCTCGGCAAGCGCGACATGCGCCAGAACGACGCCCTGCCGAGGATCGAGGTGGACCCCGAGACCTACGAGGTGCGCGCCGACGGCGAGCTCCTCCGGAGCGAGCCCGCCCTGCGCCTGCCGCTCGCGCAGCGTTACTTCCTCTTCTGA
- a CDS encoding urease accessory protein UreF produces the protein MDPWTLLQLADSALPTGGFAHSGGLEAALQLGRCGGPEGLARFVDEALWSAGSAALPFVSAAHAEPARFAALDLRCDASLPSAVQNRASRLQGQAFLRAAAAVRPERVARLGAEAERGGTPGHHAPVFGAVLGLLGAEPGVARSLFLFQTARGVLSAAVRLGAAGPLEVQGLLALARRTGEAVSAATAGRAPEEAASTSPLLDLWQAHQDRLYSRLFRS, from the coding sequence ATGGACCCCTGGACCCTCCTCCAGCTCGCCGACTCGGCCCTACCCACCGGCGGCTTCGCCCACTCCGGCGGCCTCGAGGCGGCGCTGCAGCTCGGCCGCTGCGGGGGGCCGGAGGGCCTCGCCCGCTTCGTGGACGAGGCGCTGTGGAGCGCCGGCTCGGCCGCCCTGCCGTTCGTCTCGGCGGCGCACGCCGAGCCCGCGCGGTTCGCGGCGCTCGACCTGCGCTGCGACGCCTCGCTGCCGTCGGCGGTGCAGAACCGCGCGAGCCGCCTCCAGGGGCAGGCCTTCCTGCGCGCCGCCGCCGCGGTCCGCCCGGAGCGGGTGGCGCGGCTCGGCGCGGAGGCGGAGCGGGGCGGGACCCCGGGCCACCACGCGCCGGTCTTCGGCGCGGTGCTGGGGCTCCTCGGCGCGGAGCCCGGGGTGGCGCGGAGCCTGTTCCTCTTCCAGACCGCGCGCGGCGTTCTCTCGGCCGCGGTGCGGCTCGGCGCGGCGGGGCCGCTCGAGGTGCAGGGGCTCCTTGCCCTGGCGCGGCGCACCGGCGAGGCGGTCTCCGCCGCCACCGCCGGCCGGGCGCCGGAGGAGGCCGCCAGCACCTCGCCGCTCCTCGATCTCTGGCAGGCGCACCAGGATCGCCTCTACTCGCGCCTCTTCCGGAGCTGA
- the ureG gene encoding urease accessory protein UreG, translated as MHLDPRALPLSLHGGHDHDREEGPGSFAGRAPAPRRRDLDRRAFTVGVGGPVGSGKTALVLALCRRLREAMSLGVVTNDIFTREDAEFLVRNEALPADRIRAVETGGCPHAAIREDVTANVLALEALTALHRPELLFCESGGDNLAAHFSRELADFTVYVIDVAGGDKIPRKGGPGITQADLLVVNKTDLATAVGADLEVMARDARRMRGEGPVVFAQVTHGVGVEDVAGHVLHAWQHATGKSH; from the coding sequence ATGCACCTCGACCCGCGCGCGCTTCCCCTGTCGCTCCACGGCGGCCACGACCACGACCGCGAGGAAGGCCCCGGCAGCTTCGCCGGCCGCGCACCGGCGCCGCGCCGGCGCGACCTCGACCGCCGCGCCTTCACGGTGGGCGTGGGCGGTCCGGTGGGAAGCGGCAAGACCGCGCTCGTGCTGGCCCTCTGCCGGCGGCTCCGCGAGGCGATGTCGCTCGGTGTGGTGACGAACGACATCTTCACCCGCGAGGACGCCGAGTTCCTGGTGCGGAACGAGGCGCTCCCGGCCGATCGCATCCGCGCCGTGGAGACCGGCGGCTGCCCGCACGCCGCCATCCGCGAGGACGTCACCGCGAACGTGCTGGCGCTCGAGGCGCTCACCGCCCTGCACCGCCCCGAGCTCCTCTTCTGCGAGTCGGGCGGCGACAACCTGGCGGCGCACTTCAGCCGCGAGCTGGCGGACTTCACCGTCTACGTCATCGACGTCGCTGGCGGCGACAAGATCCCGCGCAAGGGCGGACCCGGCATCACCCAGGCCGACCTCCTCGTCGTGAACAAGACCGACCTCGCCACCGCCGTCGGCGCCGACCTCGAGGTCATGGCGCGCGACGCCCGGCGCATGCGCGGCGAAGGGCCGGTGGTGTTCGCGCAGGTGACGCACGGCGTGGGTGTGGAGGACGTCGCAGGGCATGTGCTGCACGCCTGGCAGCACGCGACGGGAAAGTCACACTGA
- a CDS encoding capsule assembly Wzi family protein translates to MRLTLLLLTVLLLLAAAPAEGWPPASPLLPPDHWAVRAAERLHEVGLAPDWLPAQRAAPLRVVGTALSEAAARAAREAPRWAPLARAWAARFAAEFPRALAADGVRLAGAEVGAGAQLGHVAEPKPAAPQPGFVALTAPADAAMAEASAAALLGEHLAAGARLQVDTSDVAFPAAELVGALGPWALSVGRGPVGYGPNELGAVVTSGAVPLDRVELMTTAPLRLPGPLEVLGDFALDTALARFDEARHPYDPLLWTFQLQWRPHPRLTLAASRGLMFGGKNWEGIPTKNVPLSLLGIKNFNENNVYSGSVQVRLPTEAWLPLTAKVEWGSDDNPGALVQWPGLVAGLSAPMLGSLPAALGVEYAYFGKGPFGYHTPFGWYAHGQYTGGWVTGQTPLGDPLGGNGRALRLLGAADLWDARIRLTGAGWVQERSPDNLYAPSAAGRSVGGRGEAELRQDRWAVALRGGYERGEQGWSRGELTAMARFFL, encoded by the coding sequence GTGCGCCTCACCCTCCTCCTGCTCACCGTCCTTCTCCTGCTCGCTGCGGCTCCCGCCGAGGGGTGGCCGCCGGCCTCGCCGCTCCTCCCACCCGATCACTGGGCGGTGCGTGCCGCCGAGCGGTTGCACGAGGTCGGGCTCGCTCCGGACTGGCTTCCAGCGCAACGGGCGGCGCCGCTGAGGGTGGTGGGGACGGCGCTCAGCGAGGCGGCCGCTCGCGCCGCGCGCGAGGCCCCGCGCTGGGCGCCGCTCGCGCGGGCCTGGGCAGCGCGGTTCGCGGCCGAGTTCCCGCGGGCGCTGGCGGCGGACGGCGTGCGCCTCGCAGGCGCGGAGGTGGGAGCAGGCGCGCAGCTCGGGCACGTGGCCGAGCCGAAGCCGGCGGCCCCGCAGCCCGGCTTCGTCGCGCTCACGGCCCCCGCCGACGCGGCGATGGCGGAGGCCTCGGCGGCGGCGCTCCTCGGCGAGCACCTCGCCGCCGGGGCGCGCCTGCAGGTGGACACCTCGGACGTCGCGTTTCCCGCGGCCGAGCTGGTGGGCGCACTCGGGCCATGGGCGCTGTCGGTGGGGCGCGGGCCGGTCGGCTACGGGCCGAACGAGCTGGGCGCGGTGGTCACGAGCGGCGCGGTCCCGCTCGACCGCGTCGAGCTCATGACCACGGCCCCGCTGCGCCTGCCCGGTCCGCTCGAGGTCCTGGGCGACTTCGCGCTCGACACGGCGCTCGCCCGCTTCGACGAGGCGCGCCACCCGTACGACCCGCTCCTGTGGACGTTCCAGCTCCAGTGGCGCCCGCACCCGCGGCTCACGCTGGCCGCCAGCCGCGGCCTCATGTTCGGCGGGAAGAACTGGGAGGGCATTCCGACGAAGAACGTCCCGCTGTCGCTCCTCGGCATCAAGAACTTCAACGAGAACAACGTGTACTCGGGGTCCGTGCAGGTCCGGCTGCCGACCGAGGCCTGGCTGCCGCTCACGGCCAAGGTGGAGTGGGGCTCGGACGACAACCCCGGCGCGCTGGTGCAGTGGCCCGGGCTCGTGGCCGGCCTCTCGGCGCCGATGCTGGGCAGCCTGCCGGCCGCGCTTGGGGTGGAGTACGCCTACTTCGGCAAGGGGCCGTTCGGCTATCACACCCCGTTCGGCTGGTACGCGCACGGGCAGTACACGGGCGGCTGGGTCACCGGCCAGACGCCGCTCGGGGACCCGCTCGGCGGCAACGGCCGCGCGCTGAGGCTCCTCGGGGCCGCCGATCTGTGGGACGCGCGGATACGGCTCACGGGGGCAGGGTGGGTGCAGGAGCGCTCGCCGGACAACCTGTACGCGCCGTCCGCCGCGGGGAGGAGCGTGGGCGGCCGGGGCGAGGCCGAGCTGCGCCAGGACCGCTGGGCCGTGGCCTTGCGCGGCGGCTACGAGCGCGGCGAGCAGGGCTGGAGCCGCGGTGAGCTGACCGCGATGGCGCGCTTCTTCCTGTGA
- the rfbC gene encoding dTDP-4-dehydrorhamnose 3,5-epimerase, producing MNARKTSLPDVLVLEPKVFGDARGFFYESYNQRAFEAAVGRPVSFVQDNHSLSSRGVLRGLHYQLPHPQGKLVRVVRGEVFDVAVDLRRGSPTFGKWVGETLSAENRRQLWIPEGFAHGFVVVSDQAEFLYKTTDYYHPESERCIRWDDADLAVAWPAIGAAPTVSAKDAAGKRFREAEVFAG from the coding sequence ATGAACGCGCGCAAGACCAGCCTCCCCGACGTGCTCGTGCTGGAGCCGAAGGTGTTCGGCGACGCGCGCGGCTTCTTCTACGAGAGCTACAACCAGCGCGCGTTCGAGGCGGCCGTCGGGCGGCCGGTGAGCTTCGTGCAGGACAACCACAGCCTCTCGTCGAGGGGCGTCCTGCGCGGGCTCCACTACCAGCTCCCGCACCCGCAGGGGAAGCTCGTGCGCGTGGTGCGCGGCGAGGTGTTCGACGTCGCCGTGGACCTGCGCCGCGGCTCGCCCACGTTCGGAAAGTGGGTGGGGGAGACCCTGTCGGCCGAGAACCGGCGGCAGCTCTGGATCCCGGAGGGCTTCGCCCACGGCTTTGTGGTCGTGTCGGACCAGGCCGAGTTCCTCTACAAGACGACCGACTACTACCACCCCGAGTCCGAGCGCTGCATCCGCTGGGACGACGCCGACCTCGCCGTCGCCTGGCCGGCGATCGGTGCAGCCCCGACCGTGTCGGCGAAGGACGCGGCCGGGAAGCGGTTCCGCGAGGCGGAGGTGTTCGCGGGCTAG